One window of Bacillus alkalicellulosilyticus genomic DNA carries:
- a CDS encoding amidohydrolase: protein MHVYYNGVIVTLNEENEVLEQGYFIVNDVGIFETVAAGSPPLNLPHSTYTDLKGKWIIPGLVNTHSHTGMSLLRGISDDLPLQRWLQEKMWPMEGKFTKESVMAGSRLAMVEMVKSGTTTFLDMYHLHMDDIANQVVDAGMRAVITRGMIGLCPENEQQKKLKEATSLAMNWNGAGEGRIKAMLSPHALYTCPPAFIETIVSKAEQHDLPLHIHMSETAFEVAEHEQKYGKRPVHHLQELGFFRNHALVAHAVHINSEEIAILQENNVYVSHNPISNLKLGSGIAPIQTMLEKGVSVSVGTDSVASNNNFDLFQELRTAVLIQKGIKQDATALPVDIALKMATVEGAKALGFSQIGSIQEGMDADFITLHHEAAHLQPAKHVLSHLVYAASGADVVDVFVKGKQLVKDKECITLDEEKIVAEANLEFSRLQ, encoded by the coding sequence ATGCATGTGTATTATAATGGGGTTATTGTAACCTTAAATGAGGAAAACGAAGTATTAGAGCAAGGATATTTCATTGTCAATGATGTGGGAATTTTTGAAACGGTGGCGGCTGGGTCACCCCCTTTGAACCTTCCACATTCAACCTATACCGATTTAAAAGGAAAATGGATTATTCCAGGACTAGTAAATACACATTCTCATACCGGAATGTCTTTATTGCGGGGGATATCAGATGATTTGCCACTTCAACGATGGTTGCAAGAAAAAATGTGGCCGATGGAAGGGAAATTCACTAAAGAAAGTGTAATGGCTGGCAGTAGATTAGCTATGGTTGAAATGGTAAAATCGGGTACAACGACATTTTTAGATATGTATCATCTTCACATGGATGACATTGCAAATCAAGTCGTTGATGCAGGAATGCGAGCTGTCATTACAAGAGGAATGATTGGGTTATGCCCCGAAAATGAGCAGCAAAAAAAACTTAAAGAAGCTACCTCACTGGCTATGAACTGGAATGGTGCTGGAGAAGGTCGCATTAAGGCGATGCTGTCACCACATGCTTTATATACATGTCCACCTGCATTTATTGAAACTATAGTAAGTAAGGCGGAACAACATGACCTACCGCTACATATTCATATGTCTGAAACGGCGTTTGAAGTGGCTGAGCATGAGCAAAAGTATGGAAAAAGGCCTGTGCATCATTTACAAGAACTTGGTTTTTTTAGAAATCATGCTCTTGTGGCTCATGCCGTCCACATTAATTCAGAGGAAATAGCCATTTTACAAGAAAATAACGTATATGTCTCTCACAACCCGATAAGTAACTTAAAGCTAGGTTCGGGTATAGCTCCGATACAGACAATGCTAGAAAAAGGTGTATCTGTTTCTGTTGGTACAGATAGCGTCGCCTCTAATAATAATTTTGATTTGTTTCAAGAATTACGCACGGCAGTTCTTATTCAAAAAGGAATTAAACAAGACGCAACAGCTCTTCCTGTTGATATTGCTTTAAAAATGGCGACAGTCGAAGGCGCAAAAGCACTTGGATTTTCTCAGATTGGGTCAATCCAGGAGGGCATGGATGCTGATTTTATTACGTTACATCACGAGGCAGCTCACCTGCAACCAGCTAAACATGTGCTTTCTCATCTTGTTTATGCGGCCAGTGGTGCGGATGTAGTGGATGTCTTTGTAAAAGGGAAACAGCTTGTCAAAGATAAAGAATGTATCACTTTAGATGAGGAGAAGATTGTTGCAGAGGCTAATCTTGAATTTTCAAGACTACAATAA
- the asnS gene encoding asparagine--tRNA ligase produces the protein MKTTISKVGNFVGQEVTMGAWIANKRSSGKIAFLQLRDGTGFIQGVVIKAEVAEEIFLKAKNITQESSLYVTGTVREDDRAPSGYELTVTDVDIIHEATDYPITPKEHGTEFLMDHRHLWLRSKRQHATMKIRNEIIRATYEFFNQEGFVKIDPPILTGSAPEGTTELFHTKYFDEDAYLSQSGQLYMEAAAMAFGKVFSFGPTFRAEKSKTRRHLIEFWMIEPEMAFYQFNDNLQVQEQYVSHIVQAVLNNCSLELKTLERDLSKLTQIKAPFPRITYKDAIAFLHEQGFTDIKWGDDFGSPHETAIANSYEKPVFITHWPTSLKPFYMQPDENNPDVVLCADLIAPEGYGEIIGGSERIHDASLLEQRMKEHGLQQEAYEWYLHLRQYGSVPHSGFGLGLERTVAWLSGSEHVRETIPFPRLLNRLYP, from the coding sequence GTGAAAACAACGATATCAAAAGTAGGAAATTTTGTTGGACAAGAAGTGACCATGGGGGCTTGGATTGCCAATAAACGTTCTAGTGGAAAAATTGCTTTTTTGCAATTGCGTGATGGTACTGGTTTTATCCAAGGTGTTGTTATAAAAGCAGAAGTAGCAGAGGAGATTTTTCTAAAAGCTAAAAATATTACGCAAGAATCATCTCTTTATGTGACGGGGACGGTACGTGAAGATGATAGAGCACCATCAGGGTATGAGCTAACAGTAACTGATGTTGATATCATTCATGAAGCTACAGATTATCCGATTACACCAAAAGAACACGGTACAGAGTTTTTAATGGACCATCGTCATTTATGGTTACGTTCTAAACGTCAACATGCCACAATGAAAATAAGAAACGAGATCATTCGTGCCACTTATGAGTTTTTTAATCAAGAAGGCTTCGTGAAAATCGACCCACCAATTTTAACGGGCAGTGCCCCAGAAGGAACAACTGAATTATTTCATACAAAGTACTTTGATGAAGATGCTTATCTTTCTCAAAGTGGTCAATTATACATGGAAGCTGCGGCAATGGCGTTTGGTAAGGTTTTTTCCTTTGGACCAACATTTCGCGCGGAAAAATCAAAAACGCGACGACATCTCATTGAGTTTTGGATGATTGAACCAGAAATGGCGTTTTATCAGTTTAATGACAATCTTCAAGTTCAAGAACAATATGTATCTCACATTGTCCAAGCGGTTTTAAACAACTGTAGCTTAGAGTTGAAAACGCTTGAACGTGACCTTTCTAAATTAACGCAAATTAAAGCGCCTTTCCCAAGGATTACATATAAAGATGCAATTGCTTTTTTGCATGAACAAGGATTTACAGACATCAAGTGGGGAGATGATTTTGGCTCTCCGCACGAAACAGCTATTGCTAATAGCTATGAAAAGCCTGTTTTTATTACGCATTGGCCAACGTCATTAAAACCGTTTTACATGCAGCCTGACGAGAATAATCCTGATGTCGTCCTTTGTGCTGACTTAATTGCTCCAGAAGGATATGGTGAAATTATTGGTGGTTCAGAACGAATACATGATGCCTCATTGCTCGAACAACGAATGAAAGAACATGGGCTACAACAAGAAGCATATGAATGGTACTTACATCTCCGTCAATATGGTTCAGTACCACACTCAGGATTTGGTTTAGGTTTAGAGCGAACTGTTGCTTGGTTAAGCGGCTCTGAACATGTTCGTGAAACGATTCCTTTTCCACGGTTATTAAATCGGTTATACCCATAA
- a CDS encoding ComEC/Rec2 family competence protein produces MRMVLLGLACFFGMLLFGCSTVEVSSSIKEDLHFEVDLNLKKDEIAFTYFDLPSGEATLIQSGSGGTVLIGTGARSSQIELAKRLHMFHVDELNTVILVNDDDPYSGNIDWLVSHYPIETIVVPPTLKSVIANKYQIPVDKLMTWEVGKQKDILPSLQTEVLYTGEQDYDDFSSFVLSFTYGQFKTLYMGVANEKVEEKLLNDYALKSAVLKVADFASERGTTQPFLNEVDPQVAIVFQREGQLPSEYVLDRLQETWIDIYQTNKMGTVSIRSTLENYEIMTVHANEEEFPSIISK; encoded by the coding sequence ATGCGCATGGTGCTCTTGGGACTAGCATGCTTTTTTGGTATGCTATTGTTTGGTTGTTCGACAGTAGAAGTAAGTAGTTCGATTAAAGAAGATTTACATTTTGAAGTTGATTTAAATTTAAAAAAGGATGAAATTGCTTTTACATATTTTGATTTACCGAGTGGGGAAGCTACACTGATTCAATCTGGTTCAGGAGGAACAGTTTTAATCGGGACTGGAGCTCGTTCTTCACAAATTGAATTAGCTAAGAGATTACATATGTTTCATGTTGATGAATTAAACACGGTTATCTTAGTGAATGATGATGACCCTTATAGTGGAAATATTGATTGGCTTGTTAGTCATTACCCCATTGAAACAATTGTGGTCCCACCAACATTGAAATCTGTAATCGCAAACAAATATCAAATCCCAGTGGATAAATTGATGACATGGGAAGTTGGAAAACAAAAGGATATTTTGCCATCTCTTCAAACTGAAGTGCTATATACAGGAGAGCAAGACTATGATGATTTCTCTTCTTTTGTGTTATCTTTTACATATGGTCAATTTAAAACATTATATATGGGAGTAGCTAATGAAAAAGTCGAGGAAAAGCTTTTGAATGACTATGCGTTAAAGTCAGCTGTCTTAAAAGTGGCTGATTTCGCTAGTGAACGCGGGACAACACAACCATTTTTAAATGAAGTTGATCCCCAAGTCGCAATTGTTTTCCAAAGAGAGGGTCAGCTCCCAAGCGAATATGTACTTGACCGCCTGCAGGAAACGTGGATTGATATTTATCAAACGAATAAAATGGGAACGGTTTCGATTCGTTCTACATTAGAGAATTATGAAATTATGACGGTTCATGCGAATGAGGAGGAGTTCCCTTCTATTATATCGAAGTAG
- the dinG gene encoding ATP-dependent DNA helicase DinG has protein sequence MKLKQRFVVIDLETTGQTPGNDRIIQIGAVLLEDGEITERFTTFVNPEIPIPSFIYHLTGITDEMVQRAPTFEQVVPELLPMLENAFFVAHNVTFDLSFLHKEIEEAGYKPFTGPTIDTVELARLLLPQEQGYKLVQLAEMLDIDHERPHQADSDAEVTAQLLLDLLTKLEKLPYETLRQLQKITNLLKSDIDLLLDPILRVKETTIQKDDQKFDIYREIAIKKRKHQKRELLEESVLFKQYKKELLQSDGTIAANLPHYEIRKGQEQMMDTVDEAFQEYRHALIEAGTGTGKSLGYLLPSLFYAKNSGKPVMISTQTIPLQEQLLERDIPLLKKAVTFPFQATVLKGRNHYLCLRKFEQRIARNIHDENYDTILTLGQLLVWITETDTGDVEELNLSSGGKALWSEVKSDTATCLGNQCPWFSRCYYQTARKNAQQADLVITNHALLFTDLVSEHALLPNYSHVVIDEAHHLEEVASEYLGEQSDYLRFSFLWNRLGTLDSKGLLSSIETMLSEYELELPANTFKLIQEKSELAKLEIDELFRMLRSMLEKKKQLGLTEIGRMSYRYKANTEDWSILQEVLLRVDMYVHDVYVSGLKISKPLDKIKDGLLLAERGLLVDFKNILKSLVEEAEKLGRLLLEYDPNLVYWMEADERAARNATFLYSKPIDISELLADQFFMKKKSVILTSATLTVRQSFSYVIKQLGLEDFGPVTVSIRSPFEYETKTKLLIPTDVPEINKGSTKAFTEDIVTKIIDISIITEGRMLILFTSYEMLRDVYYQIKAEMEEHEFLLIAQGIFSGSRAKLLKTFKQHKNAILFGTSSFWEGIDIPGEDLSCLVIVRLPFSPPDEPVIQARSEKLREEGKNPFMDMALPQAVLRFKQGFGRLIRTQNDRGIVVVFDKRIITTRYGSSFIQSLPAVPVYKQPMHELLNVIEDWL, from the coding sequence ATGAAATTGAAACAACGCTTTGTTGTCATTGATCTTGAAACGACCGGACAAACTCCTGGCAATGACCGTATCATACAAATTGGTGCGGTCTTACTTGAGGATGGTGAAATTACAGAGCGCTTTACGACATTTGTGAATCCTGAAATACCAATCCCATCTTTCATTTACCATCTAACTGGGATCACAGATGAAATGGTTCAGCGAGCGCCTACTTTTGAACAGGTCGTACCTGAGTTATTACCAATGCTTGAAAATGCATTTTTTGTAGCTCATAATGTTACGTTTGATCTTTCATTTTTACATAAAGAAATTGAAGAAGCGGGTTATAAACCTTTTACAGGACCAACTATCGATACTGTAGAACTCGCACGTTTGTTGCTGCCACAAGAGCAAGGGTATAAGTTAGTTCAGCTTGCTGAAATGCTTGATATCGACCATGAACGCCCTCACCAAGCTGATAGTGATGCTGAGGTCACAGCTCAATTGTTACTGGATTTGCTCACTAAACTTGAAAAGCTTCCGTATGAGACACTGAGACAACTTCAGAAAATTACAAATCTGCTGAAATCAGATATCGACCTTTTACTCGACCCAATCCTACGAGTGAAGGAAACAACCATACAAAAAGATGACCAGAAATTTGATATTTACAGAGAGATTGCAATAAAAAAAAGAAAACACCAAAAGAGAGAGCTTTTGGAAGAGTCTGTTTTATTCAAACAATACAAAAAAGAGTTGTTACAGTCTGATGGCACAATAGCCGCAAACCTTCCACATTATGAAATTAGGAAGGGACAAGAGCAAATGATGGACACGGTAGACGAAGCTTTTCAAGAGTATCGTCATGCCTTAATTGAAGCTGGAACCGGAACAGGCAAGTCATTAGGTTATTTATTACCTTCGTTGTTTTATGCCAAAAACAGTGGAAAACCAGTGATGATTAGTACACAGACAATACCCCTTCAAGAACAGCTTCTAGAACGCGATATCCCGTTGTTAAAAAAAGCGGTGACGTTCCCGTTTCAAGCTACTGTTTTAAAAGGAAGAAACCATTATTTATGCTTACGGAAATTTGAGCAAAGAATTGCCCGAAATATACATGATGAAAACTATGATACGATCTTGACTTTGGGACAACTTCTTGTATGGATAACAGAAACAGACACAGGCGATGTTGAAGAACTAAATTTATCTTCGGGTGGAAAAGCGTTGTGGAGCGAAGTTAAAAGTGATACGGCGACGTGTCTAGGGAACCAATGTCCTTGGTTTTCACGTTGCTATTATCAAACAGCTAGAAAAAATGCACAACAAGCTGACCTTGTTATCACAAACCACGCTTTATTATTTACTGATTTAGTATCGGAACATGCATTGTTACCGAATTATTCTCATGTTGTCATTGATGAAGCGCATCATTTAGAAGAAGTCGCTAGTGAATATTTAGGGGAACAAAGTGATTATTTGCGGTTTTCATTTTTATGGAACCGATTAGGCACGCTAGATTCCAAAGGTTTACTAAGCTCTATTGAAACGATGCTGTCAGAATATGAACTAGAGCTTCCAGCAAATACATTTAAACTGATCCAAGAGAAAAGTGAGTTAGCTAAACTAGAAATTGATGAACTATTCCGTATGCTACGATCCATGTTAGAAAAGAAAAAGCAACTCGGTTTAACAGAAATAGGCCGAATGAGCTATCGCTATAAAGCAAATACAGAAGATTGGTCGATTTTACAAGAGGTGTTGCTTCGTGTTGACATGTATGTTCACGATGTGTATGTCTCCGGTCTGAAAATAAGTAAACCTCTCGATAAAATAAAAGACGGACTACTGCTAGCAGAGCGCGGTCTTCTTGTAGATTTTAAAAATATATTAAAATCTTTAGTCGAAGAGGCAGAAAAGTTGGGAAGACTTTTGCTCGAATATGATCCAAATCTTGTGTATTGGATGGAAGCTGATGAAAGAGCGGCACGGAATGCGACGTTCTTATATAGTAAACCGATTGATATTAGTGAACTTCTGGCTGACCAATTTTTCATGAAAAAGAAAAGTGTCATATTAACATCAGCGACATTGACGGTTAGGCAGTCTTTTTCATATGTGATTAAACAATTAGGACTTGAGGATTTTGGGCCTGTTACTGTTTCAATTCGTTCGCCGTTTGAGTATGAAACAAAAACTAAGCTGTTAATTCCTACCGATGTTCCCGAAATTAATAAAGGAAGTACTAAAGCATTTACAGAAGATATTGTCACTAAGATAATTGATATTTCCATTATTACTGAAGGCAGAATGCTAATTTTGTTCACTTCTTATGAAATGCTAAGAGATGTCTACTATCAAATAAAAGCAGAAATGGAGGAACATGAATTTTTGCTAATTGCTCAAGGTATCTTTAGTGGTAGTCGAGCTAAACTGCTGAAGACATTTAAGCAACACAAAAATGCTATTTTATTCGGTACGAGTAGCTTTTGGGAAGGCATTGATATTCCTGGTGAGGACTTAAGTTGCTTAGTAATTGTTCGGCTACCTTTTTCACCTCCAGACGAACCTGTAATCCAAGCGAGATCAGAAAAGCTAAGAGAAGAAGGGAAAAATCCGTTTATGGATATGGCTTTGCCTCAAGCAGTTCTTCGCTTTAAACAAGGGTTTGGTCGGTTAATTCGAACTCAAAATGACCGAGGGATTGTTGTTGTTTTTGATAAGAGAATCATTACAACTCGGTATGGTTCATCTTTTATTCAATCGTTACCTGCTGTTCCTGTATATAAACAACCAATGCATGAACTTTTAAATGTAATAGAAGATTGGTTGTAA
- the nth gene encoding endonuclease III → MLTKEKINTVLETMAEMFPEAECELTHSNPFELTIAVLLSAQCTDALVNKVTPGLFEKYKEPEDYLAIPLEELEQDIRRIGLFRSKAKNIKKLCQMLIEEYGGVIPNDRDELTKLAGVGRKTANVVVSVAFGVPAIAVDTHVERVSKRLGICRWKDSVKEVEETLMKKIPKEQWSDAHHRFIFFGRYHCKAQSPQCEICPLLDLCREGQKRMKKRGKVS, encoded by the coding sequence ATGTTAACCAAAGAAAAAATAAATACAGTGTTAGAAACGATGGCTGAGATGTTTCCAGAAGCAGAATGTGAATTAACGCATAGTAATCCTTTTGAATTGACGATTGCAGTCCTTTTATCAGCTCAATGTACAGATGCGCTCGTTAATAAAGTGACGCCGGGTTTATTTGAAAAGTATAAAGAACCTGAGGATTATCTTGCCATCCCACTTGAAGAGTTAGAACAAGACATTCGTAGAATAGGTCTGTTTCGTAGTAAGGCCAAAAATATAAAAAAGCTTTGTCAGATGCTCATTGAAGAGTACGGAGGAGTCATTCCCAATGACCGTGATGAACTGACCAAGCTCGCCGGAGTAGGAAGAAAGACAGCGAACGTTGTTGTATCCGTCGCTTTTGGTGTCCCAGCAATTGCTGTTGATACCCATGTAGAACGCGTATCAAAGCGTCTTGGCATCTGTCGTTGGAAAGATTCGGTAAAAGAAGTAGAAGAGACGCTAATGAAAAAGATTCCGAAAGAGCAATGGTCGGATGCCCATCATCGTTTTATCTTTTTTGGTCGTTATCATTGTAAAGCACAATCACCTCAATGTGAGATATGCCCACTCCTTGATTTATGTCGTGAAGGTCAAAAACGAATGAAAAAACGAGGGAAGGTTTCGTGA
- a CDS encoding YpmA family protein, with protein sequence MEPKMAVLSTVTLEKSAELYKVVDALNRTLKGDDLMFGLALDQKDSTKMVFTIYRT encoded by the coding sequence ATGGAACCAAAAATGGCGGTATTATCAACAGTTACACTAGAAAAGTCGGCTGAGTTATATAAAGTCGTCGATGCGTTAAATCGAACATTAAAGGGTGATGATTTAATGTTTGGGTTAGCCTTAGATCAAAAGGATTCAACTAAGATGGTATTTACCATCTATCGGACATAA
- a CDS encoding DUF5590 domain-containing protein, with protein sequence MKKWILLVVLLLFVIGSATAVYYYQTIRSPLLEEKEKITQFVLANGAVTSISSINFYHGTEAYYVIEGQNAENESLIVWVSEDLQSVITRKAEDGWSKEQVTDFAIQELQPAKLISIRLGMEQELPVYEITYINEDDRLAYYYITFRDGTYIQQYSLRRE encoded by the coding sequence ATGAAAAAATGGATTTTATTAGTAGTTCTTCTTTTGTTTGTTATTGGAAGTGCCACCGCGGTTTATTATTACCAAACAATCCGTTCACCATTACTAGAAGAGAAAGAAAAAATCACCCAATTTGTGTTAGCTAATGGTGCAGTAACATCAATCTCTAGTATCAACTTTTATCATGGTACAGAGGCGTATTATGTTATTGAAGGTCAAAATGCAGAAAATGAATCATTGATTGTATGGGTTAGTGAAGACCTTCAATCCGTAATTACGAGAAAAGCAGAAGATGGCTGGTCTAAAGAGCAGGTTACCGATTTTGCCATTCAAGAACTACAACCGGCTAAATTAATCTCTATCCGATTAGGGATGGAACAAGAGCTCCCGGTTTATGAAATTACGTATATAAACGAAGATGACCGCCTTGCTTATTATTACATCACATTTAGAGACGGTACGTATATACAGCAATATAGCTTACGACGTGAATAA
- a CDS encoding DnaD domain-containing protein, which yields MSKQLMIEWMSAGQVSVPKLLLKHYTEIGLNEEELVLLIHVYTCLEEGYGFPTPEDLSQRMTHSSLDCSKMLRQLVKRGYLRLEELNDSDGVFSECYSLEPLWEQLVYLFSKREEKAEENRKQDEEINIYMIYEQEFSRPLSPMEGETLSMWLDQDNHSPQLIVAALREAVVSGKLNFRYIDRILFEWQKNNIKTVQEAKAYGEKFRKTQAKPRGNTNQAEAFPTYNWLEK from the coding sequence ATGAGTAAACAATTAATGATTGAATGGATGTCAGCTGGACAAGTTTCAGTTCCAAAATTGCTGTTGAAGCACTATACCGAAATTGGACTGAATGAAGAAGAGCTCGTCTTATTAATTCATGTATATACATGTTTAGAAGAAGGCTATGGTTTCCCAACTCCTGAAGATTTATCGCAACGGATGACTCATAGTTCTTTAGATTGTTCTAAAATGCTCCGTCAATTAGTTAAAAGAGGCTATTTGCGGTTAGAGGAGTTAAACGACAGCGATGGTGTGTTTTCTGAGTGTTATTCACTAGAACCTTTATGGGAACAGCTTGTCTATTTATTTTCAAAACGGGAAGAAAAAGCAGAAGAGAATAGAAAACAAGACGAAGAGATTAACATTTATATGATATATGAACAAGAATTCAGTCGACCACTTTCTCCGATGGAGGGTGAAACGTTATCAATGTGGCTTGACCAAGATAACCACAGTCCGCAGCTTATCGTTGCTGCTTTAAGAGAAGCTGTTGTATCTGGAAAATTAAATTTTCGCTACATTGACCGGATTTTGTTTGAATGGCAAAAAAACAATATAAAAACAGTTCAGGAAGCAAAAGCATATGGGGAGAAGTTTCGTAAAACTCAAGCCAAACCAAGAGGGAATACCAATCAAGCCGAAGCGTTCCCAACATACAACTGGCTAGAGAAATAA
- the panD gene encoding aspartate 1-decarboxylase, protein MYRTMMKAKIHRARVTEANLNYVGSITIDQDIMEEVDILENEKVQIVNNNNGQRFETYVIAGPRGSGVFCLNGAAARLVHVDDVIIVISYAMIHQSDVGAHQPKVAIMDENNKIVEMLGTEPASTVR, encoded by the coding sequence ATGTATCGTACTATGATGAAAGCAAAGATTCATCGTGCCCGTGTAACGGAAGCTAATTTGAACTATGTTGGGAGTATTACAATCGACCAAGATATTATGGAAGAAGTCGATATTCTTGAAAATGAAAAAGTTCAAATTGTAAATAATAACAATGGTCAACGCTTTGAAACCTATGTTATTGCTGGTCCAAGAGGAAGTGGAGTCTTCTGTTTGAATGGTGCCGCAGCAAGACTTGTCCATGTAGATGATGTTATTATTGTCATTTCTTATGCGATGATTCATCAATCGGATGTTGGTGCCCATCAGCCAAAAGTGGCGATTATGGATGAAAACAATAAAATTGTTGAAATGTTAGGGACAGAGCCAGCTTCTACCGTCCGTTAA
- a CDS encoding tetratricopeptide repeat protein: MESSFNTVNSLYSYLKNNWQLISEKERKSYVESLEKASESLLDNWVEIDEKINTLKEQLSEFEGEEPYTSKGTSFFELNMFEEASREFENELKSVKTPIVRLYLAYSYLYSEDLEKSKEMFIYLIHSEEKAIYKHFAYVGLGCLAVQQEQNEEAIVHFEKALTLTKNVDVVYNLGMCHYMEQRPQLAIPYFEQVLTSLPEDGESYYFLGKCHFENNQFQLAYNSWLTALQVVETRELLFTLAFDFEWIGLHSMAIHCYKRLQALGYDDDTIIHGLAWNYGLLDDREKAKELFLPLLAQSNDKNIILSFVWLLSTWGEEKQYESIMEKARSEVDTHPLFQKIKHLH; the protein is encoded by the coding sequence ATGGAATCGTCTTTCAACACCGTAAATAGTCTATATTCCTATTTGAAAAACAATTGGCAGCTTATTTCAGAGAAAGAACGAAAGAGCTATGTGGAATCTCTTGAAAAAGCAAGCGAATCCTTGTTGGATAACTGGGTAGAAATCGATGAAAAAATCAACACCCTTAAAGAGCAATTATCTGAGTTTGAAGGGGAAGAGCCATATACGTCGAAAGGAACATCGTTTTTTGAATTAAATATGTTTGAGGAAGCTAGTCGAGAATTTGAAAATGAACTTAAGAGTGTAAAGACACCGATTGTTAGATTGTATTTAGCGTATTCATATCTCTACTCAGAAGACCTTGAAAAGTCGAAGGAGATGTTCATATATCTGATTCATAGTGAAGAAAAAGCAATTTATAAACATTTTGCTTATGTTGGACTTGGTTGTTTAGCTGTTCAACAAGAACAAAATGAAGAGGCGATTGTTCACTTTGAAAAAGCATTAACACTTACCAAGAATGTAGATGTCGTGTATAATTTAGGAATGTGTCATTATATGGAGCAAAGGCCACAATTGGCAATTCCGTATTTTGAACAAGTTCTTACATCTCTACCAGAAGATGGCGAGAGTTATTACTTTTTAGGAAAATGCCATTTTGAAAACAATCAATTTCAACTAGCATACAACTCATGGTTAACCGCCTTGCAAGTTGTTGAGACAAGAGAACTACTTTTTACCCTTGCATTTGATTTTGAGTGGATTGGCCTACATTCAATGGCGATTCACTGTTATAAACGATTACAGGCTTTAGGCTATGACGATGATACAATCATTCATGGGCTTGCCTGGAACTATGGATTATTGGATGACCGCGAAAAAGCGAAAGAACTGTTTCTACCTCTTCTTGCTCAATCGAACGATAAAAATATTATCCTCTCTTTTGTATGGTTACTCAGTACATGGGGAGAAGAGAAACAATATGAAAGTATCATGGAGAAGGCTAGAAGTGAAGTGGATACACATCCTTTATTTCAGAAGATTAAACATCTCCACTAA
- a CDS encoding YpoC family protein: MKTIAIPFEFQVFPFYQDEDRLSVTEDCSFKYNTETQPFYYDIVESESNIQPWQTSEQYVPQLFLLWREIQPDLQSCYQRRDRTSAHRPMRIAIAMLIQAVYWTNEQKVESIVELAKVIASLAYTPINCGERLQFILRDPTHFHSYNQVKAMFDESEKLYYRAQLLKKK, encoded by the coding sequence GTGAAAACAATAGCAATTCCTTTTGAATTTCAAGTTTTTCCATTTTATCAGGATGAAGATAGGCTTTCTGTAACCGAGGATTGTTCATTTAAATACAATACAGAGACTCAGCCGTTTTATTATGACATTGTAGAGTCTGAGTCTAACATTCAGCCATGGCAAACAAGTGAACAATATGTTCCTCAGCTCTTTTTGCTGTGGCGAGAGATTCAACCAGACCTTCAGTCATGCTATCAAAGGCGAGACCGCACTTCGGCACACCGTCCGATGAGAATCGCCATAGCGATGCTCATACAAGCCGTTTATTGGACAAATGAGCAAAAGGTGGAATCGATTGTGGAGCTTGCAAAAGTGATAGCTTCACTGGCATATACACCTATAAATTGCGGGGAACGACTTCAATTCATACTAAGGGACCCAACGCATTTTCATAGCTATAATCAAGTAAAAGCGATGTTTGACGAAAGTGAAAAACTATACTACCGAGCACAGCTCTTAAAAAAGAAATAA